In Carassius carassius chromosome 19, fCarCar2.1, whole genome shotgun sequence, a single genomic region encodes these proteins:
- the LOC132094890 gene encoding RNA-binding protein 45-like yields MDESNRASYLDDPPNSRLFLVTSKSITEETIREHFTDFGEIQDIRVVRDKQTKESKGVSFVKFAKSSQACTAMEEMHGRSLAEGTKPIKVFIAQSRASGSHRDVEDEELTRIFVMIPRSFTEEDLKDTFKVYGDVEYAIIIRNKTTGESKGLGYVRFHKPSQAAKAIENCDKTFRAILAEPRSKNASADSEYVSNLRSEHSANDPGSNSYTSALESSSYTTGDTWTSDVITRCLLVSSRAAVTQEHIYGLFDLIPGMDFCEMQRDQYSFSKGLVRYNNLGSAVYAKEKLNGFEYPPGNRLSVSYIDDGEDRTSPMGKMAMQLVAAQMMSVVWNGPSGAQLMNTSAGYTAPSVAQKARVQTDVALPPLKKLVASDSVLKERLFVIFNPSPLPVDVLEDVFCRFGSLMEVYLVPGRNVGYIKYADRKPAHEAIALLHGKVINGIKMKVMLADPPKEESHKRQRTY; encoded by the exons ATGGACGAATCTAACCGAGCCTCTTATCTGGACGACCCACCGAACAGTCGGCTGTTTCTCGTCACCAGTAAATCCATTACAGAGGAGACTATAAGAGAGCATTTCACAGATTTCGGGGAGATCCAGGACATTCGGGTGGTGAGGGACAAGCAGACGAAAGAGTCGAAAGGAGTGTCGTTTGTGAAATTCGCCAAATCGTCGCAAGCCTGCACTGCGATGGAGGAGATGCACGGCCGAAGTCTGGCCGAGGGGACCAAACCCATCAAG GTCTTCATCGCTCAGTCCAGGGCTTCTGGCAGCCACAGAGATGTGGAGGACGAGGAGCTCACCAGGATCTTCGTCATGATCCCAAGATCCTTCACCGAGGAAGATTTAAAAGACACGTTCAAG GTTTATGGAGATGTAGAGTACGCTATTATCATCAGGAATAAGACCACGGGTGAAAGTAAAGGTCTGGGTTATGTGCGATTCCACAAACCTTCACAAGCCGCCAAAGCCATAGAAAACTGTGACAAGA CTTTTAGAGCTATTTTAGCTGAGCCCAGGTCCAAAAATGCATCCGCAGACAGTGAGTATGTCAGCAACCTCAGATCGGAGCACTCTGCTAATGATCCAGGCTCTAACTCCTACACCTCTG CACTTGAGTCCAGCAGCTACACCACGGGGGACACGTGGACCTCGGACGTCATCACGCGGTGCCTGCTGGTGTCCTCACGGGCCGCCGTCACACAGGAGCATATCTACGGCCTGTTCGACCTGATCCCGGGGATGGACTTCTGTGAGATGCAGAGAGATCAGTACAGCTTCAGCAAAG GTCTGGTGCGCTATAATAACCTTGGCTCTGCGGTTTATGCTAAAGAGAAGCTGAATGGGTTTGAGTATCCGCCTGGTAACCGTCTCTCAGTATCTTATATAGACGATGGAGAGGACAGGACGAG TCCCATGGGGAAGATGGCGATGCAGCTTGTGGCCGCTCAGATGATGTCTGTGGTGTGGAACGGCCCTTCTGGAGCGCAGCTGATGAACACTAGCGCA GGCTACACAGCACCGTCTGTAGCTCAGAAAGCACGTGTGCAGACAGATGTAGCTCTGCCTCCTCTGAAGAAGCTGGTGGCGTCTGACAGCGTGCTGAAGGAGAGGCTCTTCGTCATCTTCAACCCCTCGCCTCTGCCTGTGGATGTGCTGGAGGACGtcttctg TCGTTTCGGTTCGCTGATGGAGGTTTACTTGGTTCCAGGCCGGAATGTGGGATATATAAAGTATGCAGACCGCAAACCTGCTCACGAAGCCATAGCACTGCTGCACGGTAAAGTGATTAACGGCATCAAGATGAAGGTCATGCTGGCCGACCCACCGAAAGAGGAATCACACAAACGCCAGAGAACttactga